A stretch of Perognathus longimembris pacificus isolate PPM17 chromosome 1, ASM2315922v1, whole genome shotgun sequence DNA encodes these proteins:
- the Chkb gene encoding choline/ethanolamine kinase isoform X2, whose translation MQLGVGPGGSHAMAAEGSAVAEGGVVSSCPDAAPSRRRASSLSRDAERRAYRWCREYLGGAWRRVQPEELRVCPVSGGLSNLLFRCSLPDHLPSVGEEPREVLLRLYGAILQGVDSLVLESVMFAILAERSLGPQLYGVFPEGRLEQYLPSRPLKTHELREPLLSAAIAMKMAQFHGMEMPFTKEPHWLFGTMERYLKQIQDLPSTDLSQMNLLEMYSLKDEMGNLRKLLDSTPSPVVFCHNDIQEGNILSLSDTKNVDSLMLVDFEYSSYNYRGFDIGNHFCEWVYDYTHEEWPFYKAQLTDYPTQEQQLHFIRHYLSEVMKGMLWLLISSGVCGPSSRHLCPP comes from the exons ATGCAGCTGGGCGTTGGGCCTGGTGGATCCCACGCCATGGCGGCGGAGGGGTCAGCTGTGGCCGAAGGTGGAGTTGTCAGCAGCTGCCCGGACGCGGCCCCAAGCCGGCGGCGAGCCTCGTCGCTGTCTCGTGACGCCGAGCGCCGAGCCTATCGGTGGTGTCGGGAGTACCTAGGAGGGGCCTGGCGCCGAGTGCAGCCCGAGGAGCTGAGGGTTTGCCCCGTGAG CGGAGGACTCAGCAACCTGCTCTTCCGATGTTCGCTGCCAGACCACCTACCTAGCGTTGGCGAAGAGCCGCGGGAGGTGTTGCTACGGCTGTACGGGGCCATCCTGCAG GGTGTGGATTCCTTGGTCCTAGAAAGTGTGATGTTTGCCATCCTTGCAGAGAGGTCGCTGGGACCCCAGCTCTATGGAGTCTTTCCAGAGGGCCGCCTGGAACAGTATCTCCCA AGCCGGCCATTGAAAACTCATGAACTTCGAGAGCCATTGTTGTCAGCAGCCATTGCCATGAAGATGGCTCAATTCCATGGTATGGAGATGCCTTTCACCAAGGAACCTCACTGGTTGTTTGGGACTATGGAACG GTACTTAAAGCAGATCCAAGACCTACCTTCCACTGACCTCTCCCAGATGAATCTACTGGAAATGTACAGCCTGAAGGATGAGATGGGCAACCTCAG GAAGTTGCTAGATTCTACCCCATCACCAGTGGTCTTCTGTCACAATGACATCCAGGAAG GGAACATCTTATCGCTCTCAGACACAAAAAATGTTGATAGCCTCATGCTGGTTGATTTTGAGTACAGCAGTTATAACTACAG GGGCTTTGACATTGGGAACCATTTTTGTGAGTGGGTTTATGATTATACTCATGAGGAATGGCCTTTCTACAAAGCACAGCTCACAGACTACCCAACTCAAGAACAGCAG CTCCATTTTATTCGCCATTACCTGTCTGAGGTAATGAAAG GTATGCTTTGGCTTCTCATTTCTTCTGGGGTCTGTGGTCCATCCTCCAGGCATCTATGTCCACCATAG
- the Chkb gene encoding choline/ethanolamine kinase isoform X1 — MQLGVGPGGSHAMAAEGSAVAEGGVVSSCPDAAPSRRRASSLSRDAERRAYRWCREYLGGAWRRVQPEELRVCPVSGGLSNLLFRCSLPDHLPSVGEEPREVLLRLYGAILQGVDSLVLESVMFAILAERSLGPQLYGVFPEGRLEQYLPSRPLKTHELREPLLSAAIAMKMAQFHGMEMPFTKEPHWLFGTMERYLKQIQDLPSTDLSQMNLLEMYSLKDEMGNLRKLLDSTPSPVVFCHNDIQEGNILSLSDTKNVDSLMLVDFEYSSYNYRGFDIGNHFCEWVYDYTHEEWPFYKAQLTDYPTQEQQLHFIRHYLSEVMKGETLSPEEQKKLEEDMLIEVNRYALASHFFWGLWSILQASMSTIEFGYLEYAQSRFQFYFQQKEQLTSFHPSS, encoded by the exons ATGCAGCTGGGCGTTGGGCCTGGTGGATCCCACGCCATGGCGGCGGAGGGGTCAGCTGTGGCCGAAGGTGGAGTTGTCAGCAGCTGCCCGGACGCGGCCCCAAGCCGGCGGCGAGCCTCGTCGCTGTCTCGTGACGCCGAGCGCCGAGCCTATCGGTGGTGTCGGGAGTACCTAGGAGGGGCCTGGCGCCGAGTGCAGCCCGAGGAGCTGAGGGTTTGCCCCGTGAG CGGAGGACTCAGCAACCTGCTCTTCCGATGTTCGCTGCCAGACCACCTACCTAGCGTTGGCGAAGAGCCGCGGGAGGTGTTGCTACGGCTGTACGGGGCCATCCTGCAG GGTGTGGATTCCTTGGTCCTAGAAAGTGTGATGTTTGCCATCCTTGCAGAGAGGTCGCTGGGACCCCAGCTCTATGGAGTCTTTCCAGAGGGCCGCCTGGAACAGTATCTCCCA AGCCGGCCATTGAAAACTCATGAACTTCGAGAGCCATTGTTGTCAGCAGCCATTGCCATGAAGATGGCTCAATTCCATGGTATGGAGATGCCTTTCACCAAGGAACCTCACTGGTTGTTTGGGACTATGGAACG GTACTTAAAGCAGATCCAAGACCTACCTTCCACTGACCTCTCCCAGATGAATCTACTGGAAATGTACAGCCTGAAGGATGAGATGGGCAACCTCAG GAAGTTGCTAGATTCTACCCCATCACCAGTGGTCTTCTGTCACAATGACATCCAGGAAG GGAACATCTTATCGCTCTCAGACACAAAAAATGTTGATAGCCTCATGCTGGTTGATTTTGAGTACAGCAGTTATAACTACAG GGGCTTTGACATTGGGAACCATTTTTGTGAGTGGGTTTATGATTATACTCATGAGGAATGGCCTTTCTACAAAGCACAGCTCACAGACTACCCAACTCAAGAACAGCAG CTCCATTTTATTCGCCATTACCTGTCTGAGGTAATGAAAGGTGAGACTCTCTCTCCAGAGGAGCAGAAAAAACTAGAAGAAGATATGCTGATAGAGGTCAACCG GTATGCTTTGGCTTCTCATTTCTTCTGGGGTCTGTGGTCCATCCTCCAGGCATCTATGTCCACCATAGAATTTGGTTACTTG GAGTATGCCCAGTCTCGGttccagttctacttccagcagAAAGAGCAGCTGACCAGCTTCCACCCATCATCCTGA